The genomic region TTAACTTCAAAAAGTTGATTAACAACATAgggtatatgtatatatgtataaatgaAATGTGTACAATTCATATAGCATAGTAATCATCTAAGCAATTTGTTAAACAAAACATGAAACTACGTGTACACTCAAACCTATGTTGACATGAAAGTGATGAACTTTGACAAGTTAACCTCTTGATAGTGTAAGTGAGAAACTCTGACAATTTACCCTCTTATAGAATTCGGTTTTAATCATCCCCAACCTCCCCCTAAAAAGGCCAAGGAGTGGGATGGGTTGTCAGACCAATAGAACAGTTACACTCTGATAATAATAGTTAATCATGCAAGTTCATACAAATAGCAACTAGACAGGGGCGATGCTTTGAAGGGGctgggaggggcgcccgaccccccgaacttttcggccagtagtgttatatatgtagttttcgtatagaaatttttgggtatatatgttttcgaccccccggttctatagaattttttgggtatatacgttttcgacccctccgtaaaaaatttcaagcttcgccactgcaaCTAGATATCATACAAAGCCATAGAGTTGAATTGTAATTATAAATGTAATGTGAAAACTGAATTTTGTATAAGGCGCATGTATCACCCTAAAATGTAAAAGGTAAAAAAGGGTTATGTAATTCATCTGATAAGTAGCTAGATGATTCACACGAAAATTGTTAAGGTTGTAAAGTTGTCCAAACGAAGGGTACAAAGTATTTATCGTGTATTAGGACTAGGTATGGCAAATTGATAAGCATTGCGTTCTAATTGTCATACGAAACCCACATTATTATCGTGTTCCAATTTATGTTAATGCTTAGATTCATTGCTCGCTTAGTTCTTTTTTTTAGGATATTGGCGACTGACTACAACGTGGATAAGAACAACATGATTTCTACTAATAGTTTACTcaattttttaatattgtatCGATGTTTAGATATTTACAGCTATGACAAATATCAATCTATAACTTATCAAATTATCCATAACTAGGAATTTGAACCGCCGCGCGTTACGGCGGCATCGAAAGTTTTAACCGAATTTATACCGTATATTTGATCCAACTTGAAAAATATTACGTCACCGTTGAATGAAAAACTATTATATTTGACTCGACTCGCTTTCGTACACAAAATAAGgataaaaacgtattatatttgactatACTCGTTTTAGGAAAAAGTTTATGTCAAACGTTAGTCATTTCCATTGAAACGCGAATTTAAACCGACAGGTACGCTAAAACTGTCATACGTCACGTGTTACGGTTGCGGCACCTTAGTTGTTTATAGTTGGTGGTACGTTATGTGGTGTGTTAATCATAGAAAAACACGTAGTTCGGCGTATCCGATCTACCTTAGTGTAACCTATATAAGTATTGCGGTTACAATGTACGATGATGACATTAACGTGTAATGCCCGCACTTGAAATTACACGTTTTTTACATTGTTACACACGGTATGTTTGTGATATTAACGTCATTTGACATAGATAAAAAAGAGAATGTATCCGTCGTTGCGGTGTAAAGTTGTAATGGTAACTTAGACAACCATGCAAAATTGTAAAAGTTATTTAGACATTAACATAGTTAGGTATAGATAAAATGATATATTAATGTGTGACACGCTACGATTTAAAGTCGTAAAAGCAATTCAAATAAAAGGAGACGTCAAGTTATTACGAAGGAAGGTTGACGGGTCAAAGTTATCAATTACCAAAAATTAGAACTGAATATGTAACTTACTTAAAGAATATGAGTTGTATGTGTCAAATTAAAATGTGTAGAGACAGTCGAACTTATGGCACCTTCTTCAACTTGAGACGCAAAAACCATCAAACCACACTCAAATTTCATTTTCTTTAGCTCAAACAGCATATATATTTAAAAGTAAAGGCGGTGGCTGTGATGTGACAGCCACCGACCTTCTGTTTTAAGATATAAGGTAATTAATAAATATCTATAATAGTACATAAAGGAACTTTGGTGATGCTCCAAATTCATTATACACACACCGATCATTCTCTTCCCCTCATGAAATACAGAGACCGatcctctctctttctcttccAAACCTCCGGCTCCCAGTGGCGGTGTACCGCCTAAGGTATGCAACCGTCACGATGTATTCAATCAGTGTGTGCTCTCAATCTCACTTTGCTCTCTCGATCTGAACCCTAGCTTCCTCCATGGCTCTCCAATCGGACAAAGAAAGAACCAGAGATGAAGAACAAATCGAAGGTAAACACCGATTTTGGAGAAACCCGAACCGAAGCTATTCAACAAGTGAATATTCTGGCAGAAACCCCCATCGTTTCCAATTACAAACCCCCATCAGGTATGATTTCAATGATTTAAAGGTTTCCAACCCTAATGTTCATATACTGGCTTTATTATTGACATCAATATTTGATTCTTCTTTTGTTTAAAGTACACCATTTTGTGCTTATAATCGAATATGATGATGCATATATAAACTCTTGAAGTGGCATGTTGTTCCTACATAGGTCCTTACGGGTTCCCAAGAACCCATTGCGTTTCGAAATTATTCTGgcagaaattatgtttaaaaaaccAAAGTGAACCCATAAGAAAATTAGAGGTGAACCCATTAACACTAAAGAAGCATGTTCAAGCGGATAAAATTCAGGTTTCTATCCAAAGCGTTTCACGTTGAGTCCTTACTCTCGCTGTTATGTATCTTTACTGTTACTCCTGCCTTTTTTTTAAAGTTCGAATTGTTTAAACCCATTTTAGGGTTCCAGACGCAATCAGAAACGCAACCAGTAGTGAACCCTGATTGCACATCTTGAATCAATTTTGCACCTTCTTCTTTTCCTCCCGTGACTCGCTCGAGAAGGAAGGATTTGAGCAGGTCATacgtcaattttttttatttttcttttaattattAGTGTTAAAGTatgagcataaaaatatatagTTTCACTGATAATGTAAtgttttgagtaaaatgccattttcgtccctgagataTGGCgagttttgcaactttcgtcgaaaggtttgttttttcgcatatggatccaaaaggattgaaaaactgaccaaacctcagggacgaaaatggcattttactctaatgtTTTAATGAAATGATTTATGAGGTCAAAATGATTGCAGTAATGCAATCTACATTACCATAGTCCCCAAAGCCTCAATAACACGAATAAGGAGTAACAAAAGAATGCTGTCATCTGATTTTTTCTCAAGCAAGTATCTGCAATTCCAGTGGACAAATAATTATGTGGGAAAAAATAAATAAGGGAAACACGATGAAAGGTAAGCTGAGAACGTAATTATTTACTTGCAGGCGACGTGGATAATATTAGTAGCCTTTTCACGCAATCCAGTGCTACCAACAATTGAACCTGTTGCTCCAGCAATCAAAAAAGGCGGATTTTCCACTTCCCCATTTTTAAAAGACCGTATAAAAACAGGAAAACATGACAAAACACCTTGTAATGAAGAATCGAGCCTCTctggacacgaatgcagctccgaaatgAGTTTCTGAACTGAAATTTAGTTGAACTCGTGCATGCCCGCACGTCCCAcagacacgaatgcagctccaaAAAACCGGGCCCGCGGTGAGGTCTGTTTTTGCACTCTTTTTTAGTGAATCTGCCCTTGTTTTTTTTCTGGTCGTTTTTGCTTGTTTTTTTCACTGTGCCCCTCGCCTAGGCGCGCGCCTTTTGCGCCTGACCACTGTTTTTACAGAAAAAGCCCATTTTTGCGTCTAGGCTACCACCAGGCGCTATTGGCTCGCTTTGCTGCGCCCGagcgcctaggcgcgcgccttttgcgcttttgacaactACGTCACGATTAATTCTTCCATGTGCCCGGTATGTACGACGTCTCTGTTTCTGGGCTCGGTTCAACTGAATGTGAGAGATGTGAAGGGCGTCCACATCCAACCCTTTGACCTACACAATATataaaaacaaacataaattcaaCAGTTTAATGATTTCAAAATAACAATATTTTCAAATTAATGTACTCACCTCTGCGTTACTCTCAGCATTTTTGTGCAAATCAAGGATAAACTTCGCAGACTTTGCAGGCCAACGCGCTTGACCATTAGAATGACGGTTTTTTGCATGTGCAGTACGCCCAACTCCGCGACAAAAACAGGTAAATGGGATGGCTTGCTTATGAGCCAAAACATCTTCCAAGTATCTCTTATCCTTGATTAAAGGCAACTTACGGATAGCATGGGCTGTTTCACGGGTATTCTGAAAAACACAATAACTATATCTCAGACAAACAAACATACCAAACTACATACACAGCAATGAAAACATCAAAAGAGAACATATTAAATGATCTATTGGCTATTGCAACATTAATTACGCTTTATTTAGAGGATAAAATATCAGAATACCTTGAAATGGCACCTGAGATCAGATCTTCTGGCTTTGCAAGTTGATAAAATacagtaaaataaaaaaaaatcaaattacaTTTGCAGGCCCATTGGTGTGTTAAAAATTATGAAACTGGTCCTGAGCATCATTTATTATTGTTTTCGTCCCGGGACCATCTAATTtaaaaaaatgactatttttcaCCTTCTTGTcattgaagatgatgaagaacagaaaataaaaaatcaaaacttttAATATGTAAAATCAATAACTTAGAATCAAATCCAATATGGTGATGAACCTCTTGCCCAAGTGTGCCTCATGCCTAGGCGCACTTTTTAAAACTAAGGTCATTCGTGTACTAACCAAATAGTTCAAATATAGCTTTGCACTTTGTTAGACCCACGTCAATTTTTGGGAATTTTAAGAGTATGGTATTGAAGGATTTCATGGAAGTTCCTTTGGATTCTCTCTTGCGCATTTTCTCCAGGATTTTGACTTCAAGCTTGGTTACCGAACCGTTTTCTTAACAGTTTTAGAAAACCGGTTCCTTTTTTTAGCCGATCGGAACCAAAACCCCCCATTAAACCCAAAACCCCCCATTTCAAAAACTAAAACCCCATTAAACCCAAAACCCCCCATTTCAAAAACTAAAACCCCATCATCTCTAATGAAGTTTTTATGAACCTTCGCTAAAATTAAAACCTCATATTTTGCTATAActtaaaaatttttaaaatggtGAAATGAGAGATCCAGTACCACACAACACGAAATTCGTTTCATTCCCTTACTGACCAGATCTACTTTCACCGGATTAGGGTTATGGTCAAAACCCTAGATAGGGCTACCAGAATCTGGTCGAAACTCTAAACCCTAGGTTGGGTCACCAGAATCTGTTGACGCTAACCATTACCACCACAAGCCGCAGACCACCACCATCTCTATCGTTGCTAACCACCACCAATTAAAACAACAGGTTGCATCATCTTCAACTCCTGTAACAAAACAAATGGTACGGATTTCATATTTACAGATCCAAACAATAATTACCTCAACGAAATCGGTTCATATCAAAAGTTTGAAACCTAGATCTA from Helianthus annuus cultivar XRQ/B chromosome 10, HanXRQr2.0-SUNRISE, whole genome shotgun sequence harbors:
- the LOC110880657 gene encoding 60S ribosomal protein L17-2-like, with protein sequence CKARRSDLRCHFKNTRETAHAIRKLPLIKDKRYLEDVLAHKQAIPFTCFCRGVGRTAHAKNRHSNGQARWPAKSAKFILDLHKNAESNAEVKGLDVDALHISHIQLNRAQKQRRRTYRAHGRINRDVVVKSAKGARLGARAQQSEPIAPGGSLDAKMGFFCKNSGQAQKARA